One genomic window of Luteitalea pratensis includes the following:
- a CDS encoding DJ-1/PfpI family protein, with amino-acid sequence MITDQRKRVALLVEDEFEDADVAGTSDLLRSAGVEVVIVGPLAGRTYRGRKSLEVESELAAGKAHAKDFDAVLIPGGHAPDRMRMRHAMIDLVRDTLAAGKPVAAIDRGAQLLISVKAVAGRTITCWPSIAIDIKNAGGRYVDRPVVEDGCVITARKADDVPHFAAAILKALGNLQPAS; translated from the coding sequence GTGATCACCGATCAACGCAAGCGCGTGGCTTTGCTCGTGGAGGATGAGTTCGAGGATGCCGACGTGGCCGGCACGAGCGACCTTCTCCGGTCGGCCGGTGTCGAGGTGGTGATCGTCGGTCCGCTCGCGGGACGTACCTATCGCGGACGCAAGTCCCTCGAGGTGGAGTCGGAACTCGCGGCCGGCAAGGCGCATGCGAAGGACTTCGATGCGGTGCTCATCCCCGGCGGCCATGCCCCCGATCGGATGCGGATGCGGCACGCCATGATCGACCTCGTCCGCGACACGCTCGCGGCGGGAAAGCCGGTGGCGGCCATCGACCGCGGCGCGCAGTTGCTGATCTCGGTGAAGGCCGTGGCGGGCCGCACGATCACGTGCTGGCCGTCCATCGCCATCGACATCAAGAACGCCGGCGGACGCTACGTGGATCGCCCCGTCGTCGAGGATGGCTGTGTGATCACCGCCCGCAAGGCCGACGACGTTCCGCACTTCGCCGCGGCAATCCTGAAGGCGCTCGGCAACCTGCAGCCCGCCTCCTGA
- a CDS encoding sigma-54 dependent transcriptional regulator — protein MAGERMLRLLLVGEMEAAIRIGLDRLNERRAVELRETAAGDVELAVEVWTPDILLVAAGAGAAGGPEALRHWRHQLPDADTVVVRAGETDVKTADWLRAGAFAVVGRPVEPDELVEELERAAERVRLRVENRQLRRQLEAPRRFPAIVGQSKKMLELYELVGAVAGSDANILVLGDNGTGKELIANAVHAHSARAEGPFIKINCAALPKELIEAELFGYRRGAFTGAFTDKAGLLAMAEGGSLLLDEIGEMPSYLQAKLLRILQEREFRPIGSDRSVRVDFRLICATNVDVEAALREGRLREDLYFRINTITVRVPALRERLEDVAPLCQHFLALYNGRHGRTLGGVSPAAYQRLMQHRWPGNIRELENIIERGVLVARGPDLQPEDLPDSVVTSAAGGPIAPDLLPATATLAEIERMAILQALQRTNWNKQDAAQQLGLYRPTLYSKMKKHGITSPPRVRRRLAVESPSESPA, from the coding sequence ATGGCAGGTGAACGGATGTTGCGGCTGTTGCTCGTGGGCGAGATGGAAGCGGCGATCCGGATCGGGCTGGATCGGCTGAACGAACGGCGGGCGGTCGAACTGCGCGAGACCGCTGCCGGCGACGTCGAACTCGCCGTCGAAGTGTGGACCCCGGACATCCTGCTGGTGGCTGCCGGCGCCGGTGCGGCCGGAGGGCCCGAAGCCCTTCGTCACTGGCGGCACCAACTGCCCGATGCCGACACCGTCGTCGTGCGGGCTGGCGAGACTGACGTCAAGACTGCCGACTGGTTGCGTGCCGGCGCCTTCGCGGTCGTCGGCCGTCCGGTCGAGCCAGACGAGCTGGTCGAGGAACTCGAGCGCGCGGCCGAACGCGTGCGGCTCCGCGTCGAGAACCGGCAGCTTCGCCGGCAACTCGAGGCGCCGCGTCGCTTCCCGGCGATCGTGGGGCAGAGCAAGAAGATGCTCGAGCTCTACGAACTGGTCGGCGCGGTGGCCGGCAGCGACGCCAACATCCTGGTACTCGGTGACAACGGCACGGGCAAGGAACTGATTGCCAATGCGGTGCACGCCCACAGCGCCCGTGCCGAGGGACCCTTCATCAAGATCAACTGCGCGGCGCTGCCCAAGGAGCTGATCGAGGCCGAATTGTTCGGCTACCGGCGGGGGGCCTTCACCGGCGCGTTCACCGACAAGGCCGGGCTGCTGGCGATGGCCGAAGGTGGGTCGCTCCTGCTCGACGAGATCGGCGAGATGCCGTCCTACCTGCAGGCCAAGCTGCTGCGCATCCTGCAGGAACGGGAGTTCCGCCCGATCGGGAGCGATCGAAGCGTACGCGTCGACTTCCGGCTGATCTGCGCCACCAACGTCGACGTCGAGGCTGCCCTGCGAGAGGGCCGGCTGCGCGAGGACCTCTACTTCCGCATCAACACGATCACGGTGCGGGTGCCGGCGCTGCGCGAGCGGCTCGAGGACGTGGCGCCGCTGTGCCAGCATTTTCTTGCGCTGTACAACGGCCGCCACGGTCGGACCCTGGGTGGCGTGAGCCCGGCGGCGTACCAACGCCTGATGCAGCACCGCTGGCCGGGTAACATCCGCGAACTCGAGAACATCATCGAACGCGGCGTGCTCGTCGCTCGCGGGCCCGACCTGCAGCCGGAGGACCTGCCCGACTCGGTCGTCACGTCCGCGGCCGGCGGCCCGATCGCGCCCGACCTGCTGCCCGCCACGGCCACGCTCGCCGAGATCGAGCGGATGGCGATCCTGCAGGCGTTGCAACGGACCAACTGGAACAAGCAGGACGCCGCGCAGCAACTCGGGCTCTACCGTCCCACCCTCTACAGCAAGATGAAGAAGCACGGCATCACGTCGCCGCCGCGCGTTCGCCGCCGGCTCGCGGTCGAGTCGCCGAGCGAATCGCCCGCGTGA
- a CDS encoding sodium:solute symporter, giving the protein MTTLDFAVLAAYFVLIFAIGFSFARRNRSSTEYFLADRNVGWFAIGTSLFATNISSEHFIGLAGSGATTGLAVGHFEWLAVFMVLTLGWVFTPFYLRSAVFTMPEFLERRYGPACRWYLTTVSVLAYIFTKISVSLYAGALLLETLLGWDFYTSAVVMVVATGVYTVAGGLAAVIYTELVQAIILLGGAIVLTALGLSEVGGWSALRAKVPADFFSMIRPMSHPDFPWTGIFFGAPILGIWYWCTDQAMVQRVLGAKNEAHARGGTMLAALLKITPVFVLVLPGVIAKALYPDVTGDNAYPIMVLRLLPSGLTGLMVAALMAALMSSLSATFNSSSTLITFDVYRKLRPQATETQLVRVGQLATVVMVVLGILWVPFIRTLSSQVFVYLQSVSAYISPPIAVVFLFGVFWPRANKEGAVTALASGAILGAARFVLEVMKARPLVADSPALTWFVSVNFLHFAVLLFVIATVLLVGVSLATAATPAAQLRGLTFGTLEGGYVTSEAERRTMRWQAPLSVALMLGVIALWVIFR; this is encoded by the coding sequence ATGACTACCCTCGATTTCGCGGTCCTGGCCGCGTACTTCGTCCTGATCTTCGCGATCGGCTTTTCCTTCGCACGCCGCAACCGATCCTCGACGGAGTACTTCCTGGCCGATCGCAACGTCGGCTGGTTCGCCATCGGCACGTCGCTGTTTGCCACCAACATCTCCAGCGAGCACTTCATCGGCCTTGCCGGATCGGGGGCGACCACCGGGCTGGCCGTCGGGCACTTCGAGTGGCTCGCCGTGTTCATGGTGCTGACGCTCGGCTGGGTGTTCACGCCGTTCTACCTGCGCAGCGCGGTGTTCACGATGCCCGAGTTCCTCGAGCGCCGCTACGGGCCGGCCTGCCGCTGGTATCTGACGACGGTGTCGGTGCTGGCCTACATCTTCACGAAGATCTCCGTGTCGCTCTACGCCGGCGCGCTGCTGCTCGAGACGCTGCTCGGCTGGGACTTCTACACGTCGGCCGTCGTGATGGTGGTAGCCACCGGCGTGTACACGGTGGCCGGCGGCCTGGCGGCGGTGATCTACACCGAGCTGGTGCAGGCGATCATCCTGCTCGGCGGCGCCATCGTCCTGACGGCGCTCGGGCTCTCCGAAGTCGGTGGCTGGAGCGCCCTGCGAGCGAAGGTGCCCGCTGACTTCTTCTCCATGATTCGTCCGATGAGCCACCCGGACTTCCCGTGGACGGGTATCTTCTTCGGCGCGCCGATCCTCGGCATCTGGTACTGGTGCACCGACCAGGCGATGGTGCAGCGGGTGCTCGGCGCAAAGAACGAAGCGCACGCGCGCGGCGGCACCATGCTCGCGGCCCTCCTGAAGATCACGCCGGTGTTCGTGCTCGTGCTGCCCGGGGTGATCGCAAAGGCACTGTATCCCGACGTCACCGGCGACAACGCGTACCCGATCATGGTGCTGCGCCTGCTGCCCTCCGGGCTCACCGGCCTCATGGTGGCGGCGCTGATGGCGGCCCTGATGTCGTCGCTCTCGGCGACCTTCAACTCGAGTTCGACGCTGATCACCTTCGACGTGTATCGCAAGCTCCGTCCGCAGGCCACCGAGACACAACTGGTGCGCGTCGGCCAGCTCGCGACGGTGGTCATGGTCGTGCTCGGCATCCTGTGGGTGCCGTTCATCCGCACGCTGAGTTCCCAGGTGTTCGTGTACCTGCAGAGCGTGTCGGCCTACATCAGCCCACCCATCGCGGTGGTCTTCCTCTTCGGCGTGTTCTGGCCACGCGCCAACAAGGAAGGGGCCGTCACGGCGCTCGCATCGGGGGCGATTCTCGGAGCCGCGCGCTTCGTGCTCGAGGTCATGAAGGCGCGCCCGTTGGTCGCCGACAGCCCCGCCCTCACATGGTTCGTGTCGGTCAACTTTCTCCACTTCGCAGTGCTGCTGTTCGTGATCGCGACCGTGCTGCTAGTCGGCGTCTCCCTTGCAACCGCGGCGACTCCGGCAGCGCAGTTGCGTGGGTTGACGTTCGGGACGCTCGAAGGCGGCTATGTCACGAGCGAGGCCGAACGCAGGACGATGCGCTGGCAGGCGCCGCTGTCGGTGGCGCTGATGCTCGGCGTGATCGCGCTGTGGGTAATCTTCAGGTAG
- a CDS encoding enoyl-CoA hydratase-related protein codes for MSGLQVERRGGQVWWTLNRPDVRNALDDALIATMHDEARALARDETVGVLVLAGAGASFCAGADLAWMRRMRDYDEHRNLDDAIAVADLFHAIASLPMPVVARVHGAALGGGAGLLAVSDIVIAADDTQVGFTEARVGILPATIAPYVVRRIGIAAARTLFLRAHRMPAADAHRLGLIDETCPLANLDAVVEERLGEIALGAASSHRATKALLAELAPLPGAAERRLTAEAIARQRVSDDGQEGLRAFLERRTPSWQSRGPSSA; via the coding sequence ATGAGCGGACTGCAAGTCGAACGGCGCGGGGGCCAGGTGTGGTGGACGCTCAATCGGCCCGACGTGCGCAATGCACTGGACGACGCCCTCATCGCGACGATGCATGACGAGGCGCGCGCCCTGGCACGCGACGAGACGGTGGGCGTGCTGGTGCTGGCCGGTGCGGGTGCGTCCTTCTGCGCGGGCGCCGACCTCGCCTGGATGCGCCGCATGCGCGACTACGACGAGCACCGCAACCTCGACGACGCGATCGCCGTGGCCGACCTGTTCCATGCCATCGCGTCACTGCCGATGCCGGTGGTGGCGCGCGTGCATGGAGCGGCACTCGGGGGCGGCGCCGGTTTGCTGGCCGTCAGCGACATCGTCATCGCCGCCGACGACACGCAGGTCGGCTTCACCGAGGCGCGGGTCGGGATCCTGCCGGCGACGATTGCGCCCTATGTCGTCCGGCGCATCGGCATCGCCGCGGCACGCACGCTGTTCCTGCGCGCGCATCGCATGCCTGCGGCCGATGCGCACCGCCTCGGCCTCATCGACGAGACCTGCCCGCTTGCGAATCTCGACGCGGTGGTCGAGGAACGCCTGGGTGAGATCGCGCTCGGGGCGGCCTCCTCGCATCGGGCGACCAAGGCACTGCTCGCGGAACTCGCACCGCTGCCGGGGGCGGCCGAGCGGCGTCTCACGGCCGAAGCCATCGCCAGGCAGCGTGTGTCGGACGACGGCCAGGAGGGCCTGCGGGCATTCCTCGAACGCCGGACACCGTCCTGGCAGTCGCGGGGACCTTCGAGTGCGTAA
- the galK gene encoding galactokinase has translation MTEIPHHDIIRHLGHRRTVIGQAPGRVNLIGEHTDYSGGYVLPMVIPQTTAVAAAANADAASRAWSASMPHDQQQVRFVVGEEARAGAWVDYVQGASAVLRAAGHRVSGFDAVIRSEVPLGSGLSSSASLSVAVLRALRDLFQLPIDDVVLAGLARRIETDFIGVPVGVMDPIACSLGAANQALFLDTRDLSWQLVRIPSTAEFAVINSGISHSISTGSYRLRRQECDAATRLLGVRDLRDVADDDQRLDTLPDPLRKRARHIVSENGRVLGAVDALRKRDMARFGALMDGSHASLRDDYEVSLPEIDRMVEIARAQHGALGARITGGGFGGSIVVLTQAGQAARVAGAVAQSVRDELGLRPQILVPAPA, from the coding sequence GTGACAGAAATACCCCATCACGACATCATCCGGCACCTCGGTCACCGGCGCACCGTGATTGGCCAGGCGCCCGGACGCGTGAACCTGATCGGTGAGCACACGGACTACTCCGGCGGCTACGTGCTGCCGATGGTGATCCCGCAGACCACCGCAGTCGCCGCCGCTGCCAATGCCGATGCTGCGTCGCGTGCGTGGAGCGCCTCCATGCCGCACGATCAGCAGCAGGTCCGCTTCGTTGTCGGCGAGGAGGCCCGCGCCGGCGCGTGGGTGGATTACGTGCAGGGCGCCAGCGCCGTGCTGCGGGCGGCCGGGCACCGCGTCAGCGGCTTCGACGCCGTAATCAGATCCGAAGTGCCGCTCGGCAGCGGCCTGTCGTCGAGCGCCTCGCTCTCGGTCGCGGTCCTTCGCGCCTTGCGCGACCTGTTCCAGTTGCCGATCGACGACGTCGTGCTCGCCGGCCTGGCCAGACGCATCGAGACCGACTTCATCGGCGTTCCCGTGGGCGTGATGGATCCGATCGCCTGTTCGCTCGGCGCGGCCAACCAGGCGCTGTTTCTCGACACCCGGGATCTCTCGTGGCAACTGGTGCGGATTCCCTCGACCGCCGAGTTCGCGGTGATCAACTCTGGCATCAGTCACAGCATCTCGACCGGCAGCTATCGGCTGCGCCGGCAGGAGTGCGATGCCGCCACGCGGTTGCTCGGCGTCCGCGACTTGCGGGACGTCGCTGACGACGACCAGCGCCTCGACACACTGCCCGACCCGCTGCGCAAGCGCGCCCGGCACATCGTCAGCGAGAACGGCCGCGTGCTCGGCGCCGTCGACGCATTGCGCAAGCGTGACATGGCCCGCTTCGGCGCCCTGATGGACGGGTCGCATGCGTCGCTGCGGGACGACTATGAAGTGTCGCTGCCGGAAATCGACCGGATGGTGGAGATCGCGCGTGCCCAGCACGGCGCGCTCGGCGCACGCATCACCGGCGGCGGCTTCGGCGGCTCGATCGTGGTCCTCACGCAGGCCGGGCAGGCCGCGCGGGTGGCCGGCGCCGTCGCCCAGTCGGTGCGCGACGAACTCGGGCTGCGACCGCAGATCCTCGTCCCCGCTCCGGCGTAA
- a CDS encoding YihY/virulence factor BrkB family protein, with translation MSRRLDALAPVPDPDASPGSWPRQLSSMLTLPRTIGLAAWRALIRFFNSDNLTYASSISFYALLSLFPLFLLLFSILGSATTNEDARIRVFNFVLRYFPRQFDFISTQVDAFRQQRIQLGLAASLLMIWSSLGVFGAITTAVNYAWKVDRQPNYFKHKLVAFSMLAASSVLLLVALALVSTASLIEARWFASAVGTMPALDWVRGLWARWASTLLFIMVTGLIFYFVPNTNKVRFRDVWPGAIIAGLLWRGALAGFKWYVRDLSRFSVHGTIASVVVFLLWVYVSAVVLLYGVELTVAYAQMRRLARQPPPR, from the coding sequence GTGAGCCGTCGCCTTGACGCCCTCGCTCCCGTGCCCGACCCGGACGCCTCGCCCGGGTCGTGGCCGCGTCAGCTCTCGTCGATGCTGACGCTGCCGCGGACGATCGGCCTCGCTGCCTGGCGGGCGCTGATTCGCTTCTTCAACAGCGACAACCTCACGTACGCGTCGTCGATTTCGTTCTACGCCCTGCTGTCGCTGTTCCCGCTGTTCCTGCTGCTGTTCTCGATCCTCGGGAGTGCCACGACCAACGAGGACGCGCGCATCCGCGTGTTCAACTTCGTGCTCCGCTACTTCCCGCGGCAGTTCGACTTCATCTCCACACAGGTGGATGCCTTCCGGCAGCAACGGATCCAGCTGGGACTGGCAGCGAGCCTGCTGATGATCTGGTCGTCGCTTGGCGTGTTCGGCGCCATCACGACGGCGGTCAACTATGCGTGGAAGGTCGATCGCCAGCCCAACTACTTCAAGCACAAGCTGGTGGCGTTCTCCATGCTGGCCGCCTCGAGCGTGCTGCTGCTGGTCGCGCTGGCCCTGGTCAGCACGGCATCGCTGATCGAGGCGCGCTGGTTCGCCAGTGCGGTGGGGACGATGCCGGCTCTCGACTGGGTGCGTGGCCTGTGGGCGCGCTGGGCGAGCACGCTGCTGTTCATCATGGTGACCGGGCTGATCTTCTACTTCGTGCCCAACACCAACAAAGTGCGGTTCCGCGACGTGTGGCCGGGCGCGATCATCGCTGGGCTCCTCTGGCGAGGGGCCCTCGCGGGGTTCAAGTGGTACGTGCGCGACCTGTCGCGCTTCAGCGTGCACGGCACGATCGCCAGCGTGGTGGTCTTCCTGCTCTGGGTCTACGTCTCGGCCGTGGTCCTGTTGTACGGCGTCGAACTCACGGTGGCGTACGCGCAGATGCGCCGGCTCGCGCGCCAGCCGCCGCCACGGTGA
- a CDS encoding DUF4062 domain-containing protein, translating to MIFERIRAFVSSSMEELEPERLAVKQALDELKIDAWLFERDAGARPESPALTFSKELDSADIYVGLFANKYGAYTVEEFELATTLGKDRLVYERRTALDGRDPRLEAFLARAGHVENGVTVRRFENASQLGAMVKDDLAAWQARRIRDQRTEMAQRRATPGRDVEQSQLEILRRKVEQFWVDGVLKHSLYDEVLIDLGIEGNTEAIDHPWATVLELPDHSTRELLRSRKIADIFEEAGRSLLVLGEPGAGKTTCLLDLARSLLASEHEGITPVVLNLSSFGSRSGPLFDWLTEEIRGRYQIPKQLCRRWLTEGRLLLLLDGLDEVNESRRADCVRAINAYVESHGAPGLVVCSRVAEYVALPDRIKAWGAIRLRPLEAAQIQSYLMQIGPRFAGLASALDNDESLRSLATSPLLLNVMALAYADASPEAPSASADTTPEKRRHALFDRYIQTMFARKGVREGLGTRPQTIAFLAWLARAMRGQGVTEYLVEQMQPSWLTKRWALAAYVVTGRTALALALTGAWGLYFSEGSIRFAAWAALSQALAVSLFELVMAGTGLSRTLGWLRPIGIWIASGLVVGVVVHVGLQTISPSPSDVSFSLDQVLLSALGSILIIAPLSIVLALKARLPLTKEIETFESVGWSRRSALKRSWGGVVVALGLMLLVENALSGLAAASGWRGYATVVAVGWLAGFGLGGVQPRALKTFSPNQGIRRTMLRAALVFAGCVGVVLALTFGSDFAKPGMWVGLAYIPGALGCAVFGGADIVLHYVLRLMLVISERTPRRLIGSLRQGVRLVFLRQVGGGFIFVHRLLLEHFAGLSTPAPRQPG from the coding sequence ATGATCTTCGAACGCATCCGAGCGTTCGTCAGTTCCTCGATGGAAGAGCTCGAACCCGAGCGTCTTGCCGTCAAGCAGGCGCTCGACGAGCTCAAGATCGACGCCTGGCTTTTCGAGCGCGACGCGGGCGCCCGGCCGGAGAGTCCCGCGCTGACCTTCAGCAAGGAACTCGACAGCGCTGATATCTACGTCGGCCTGTTTGCGAACAAGTACGGGGCGTACACGGTCGAAGAGTTCGAACTGGCGACCACTTTGGGAAAGGACCGCCTGGTGTACGAACGACGGACCGCCCTTGACGGCCGCGATCCGCGGCTCGAAGCCTTCCTCGCGCGGGCAGGTCACGTCGAGAACGGGGTCACGGTTCGGCGGTTCGAGAACGCGTCACAGCTCGGAGCCATGGTCAAGGACGACCTGGCGGCCTGGCAGGCGCGCCGGATCCGCGACCAGCGAACGGAGATGGCGCAGCGCCGTGCCACGCCGGGCCGGGACGTCGAACAGTCCCAGCTCGAGATCCTGCGCCGCAAGGTCGAGCAGTTCTGGGTGGACGGCGTCCTCAAGCACTCGCTGTACGACGAAGTCCTGATCGATCTCGGCATCGAGGGCAACACGGAGGCCATCGACCATCCGTGGGCCACCGTGCTGGAGTTGCCGGACCACTCCACGCGCGAGCTGTTGAGGAGCCGCAAGATTGCGGACATCTTCGAGGAAGCGGGCCGATCGTTGCTGGTCCTCGGCGAGCCTGGCGCGGGCAAGACCACGTGCCTGCTGGACCTTGCCCGCAGCCTGCTGGCCTCTGAACACGAAGGCATCACCCCGGTCGTCTTGAATCTCTCGTCCTTCGGCTCGCGAAGCGGGCCGCTCTTCGACTGGCTGACCGAGGAGATTCGCGGCAGGTACCAGATCCCGAAGCAGTTGTGCCGCCGCTGGCTGACGGAGGGACGCCTGCTCCTGCTGCTCGACGGGCTCGACGAAGTGAACGAGTCGCGACGTGCTGACTGCGTTCGCGCCATCAACGCGTATGTGGAGAGCCATGGTGCGCCCGGCCTGGTGGTCTGCAGCCGCGTCGCCGAATACGTGGCGCTACCCGACCGGATCAAGGCCTGGGGGGCGATCCGGCTTCGACCGCTCGAGGCGGCGCAAATCCAGTCCTACCTCATGCAGATCGGACCTCGCTTCGCAGGTCTTGCATCGGCGCTCGACAACGACGAGTCGCTTCGCTCGCTGGCCACGTCGCCGCTGCTGCTGAACGTGATGGCGCTGGCCTATGCCGACGCGTCGCCCGAGGCGCCGTCGGCGTCCGCGGACACCACACCCGAGAAGAGACGCCACGCTCTGTTCGACCGGTACATCCAGACGATGTTTGCCCGCAAGGGCGTCCGGGAGGGGCTCGGGACCAGACCGCAGACGATCGCCTTCCTTGCCTGGCTGGCGCGCGCGATGCGGGGCCAGGGCGTCACTGAGTACCTGGTGGAGCAGATGCAGCCGTCGTGGCTCACGAAACGCTGGGCGCTTGCCGCCTACGTCGTGACCGGCCGGACCGCGCTCGCGCTCGCGTTGACCGGCGCCTGGGGCCTGTATTTTTCCGAGGGGTCGATCCGCTTCGCGGCGTGGGCGGCCCTGTCGCAGGCGTTGGCCGTGAGTCTCTTCGAGCTCGTCATGGCTGGCACGGGCTTGTCTCGCACGCTCGGATGGCTGCGACCGATCGGCATCTGGATCGCCAGCGGTCTGGTCGTCGGCGTCGTCGTCCATGTGGGCCTTCAGACGATTTCCCCGTCGCCGTCCGACGTCTCGTTCTCGCTCGATCAGGTTCTTTTGTCTGCCCTTGGGAGCATCTTGATCATCGCGCCGCTCAGTATCGTGCTCGCCTTGAAGGCTCGGCTCCCTCTGACCAAGGAAATCGAGACGTTCGAAAGCGTGGGATGGTCGAGGCGATCCGCCTTGAAGCGCAGTTGGGGCGGCGTCGTGGTCGCCCTCGGCCTGATGCTCCTGGTCGAAAACGCGTTGTCCGGGCTGGCTGCCGCTTCGGGTTGGAGGGGTTACGCCACAGTCGTGGCGGTGGGCTGGTTGGCCGGATTCGGCCTCGGGGGTGTGCAGCCACGGGCGCTCAAGACGTTCTCGCCCAATCAGGGGATTCGGCGGACCATGCTCCGGGCGGCGCTCGTCTTTGCCGGATGTGTCGGCGTGGTGCTCGCCTTGACCTTCGGTTCCGATTTTGCGAAGCCGGGCATGTGGGTGGGCCTCGCCTACATCCCGGGAGCACTGGGGTGTGCGGTGTTCGGGGGAGCGGACATCGTCCTCCACTACGTCTTGCGGCTGATGCTCGTCATCTCCGAACGCACGCCGCGGAGGCTCATCGGATCACTGAGACAGGGGGTGAGGCTGGTATTCCTGCGTCAGGTGGGAGGCGGTTTCATCTTCGTCCACCGCCTGCTCCTGGAGCATTTCGCGGGACTCTCGACACCCGCTCCTCGACAACCCGGCTAG
- a CDS encoding YtxH domain-containing protein, whose translation MSHDDANGRNGGATFLIGFIAGSMLGAGLALLFAPKPGDETRREVAERAQRVSERARAGLGTASDRVSHFAERGKAMYETAAEKAREAAKAVREGRDPSAVVAEAADETFS comes from the coding sequence ATGAGCCACGACGATGCCAATGGCCGCAACGGCGGCGCGACATTCCTGATCGGCTTCATCGCCGGTTCCATGCTCGGGGCGGGATTGGCGCTGCTGTTTGCGCCCAAGCCCGGAGACGAGACCCGCCGTGAAGTGGCCGAGCGCGCGCAGCGCGTGAGCGAAAGGGCGCGCGCCGGTCTCGGAACCGCGTCCGACCGCGTCTCGCATTTTGCCGAGCGCGGCAAAGCGATGTACGAGACCGCGGCCGAGAAAGCGCGCGAGGCGGCCAAGGCGGTTCGGGAGGGCCGTGACCCGAGCGCGGTCGTTGCTGAAGCCGCCGACGAAACCTTCAGCTGA
- a CDS encoding carboxyl transferase domain-containing protein: MDRLRSSVDPSSEPFRRNASRMAALVAELRERRAQAREGGGDEAQARHRAHGKLTVRERLDRLLDPGSPFLELSPLAAWDVYDGAAPGAGLVTGVGRVSGREVLIVANDATVKGGTYFPLTVKKHLRAQDVALENRLPCIYLVDSGGAFLPLQAEVFPDRDHFGRIFFNQARMSAAGIAQVAVVMGSCTAGGAYVPAMSDETIIVKDTGTIFLGGPPLVKAATGEDVTAEALGGADVHTRLSGVADYFAEDDADALHLVRTVISTVPVTTRPPVDRIAPEPPFHDPREIYGILPDDLRQAYDVREVIGRLVDGSRFDEFKTRYAPTVVTGFARLHGYLVGLVANNGVLFSESALKATHFIEVCDQRGIPLVFLQNITGFIVGQQYERAGIAKDGAKLVHAVATARVPKFTVVIGGSFGAGNYGMCGRAYDPRLLWMWPNARISVMGGEQAAGVLVTVKRDQLARQGKSLSPDDEAAIRDPLLAKYDHEGSPYYSTARLWDDGILDPLETRDALGLAIAMSHQAPLKEPRTGVFRM, encoded by the coding sequence ATGGACCGCCTGCGCTCGTCCGTAGATCCGAGCAGCGAACCCTTTCGGCGCAACGCCAGCCGGATGGCCGCGCTCGTGGCCGAGTTGCGGGAACGGCGGGCGCAGGCGCGGGAAGGCGGCGGCGACGAGGCACAAGCCCGCCACCGCGCGCACGGCAAGCTCACTGTCAGGGAACGCCTGGACCGCCTGCTGGATCCTGGATCGCCGTTCCTGGAACTGTCGCCGCTCGCCGCCTGGGATGTGTATGACGGCGCCGCACCTGGGGCCGGCCTCGTCACGGGCGTTGGACGCGTGTCGGGACGCGAGGTCCTGATCGTCGCCAACGACGCGACCGTCAAGGGCGGCACCTACTTTCCGCTCACCGTCAAGAAGCACCTGCGTGCGCAGGACGTGGCGCTCGAGAACCGCCTGCCCTGCATCTACCTCGTGGATTCGGGAGGCGCGTTCCTGCCCCTGCAGGCGGAGGTGTTTCCCGACCGCGATCACTTCGGCCGCATCTTCTTCAACCAGGCGCGCATGTCGGCCGCGGGCATTGCCCAGGTCGCCGTCGTGATGGGTTCCTGCACGGCAGGTGGCGCGTACGTCCCTGCCATGTCGGACGAGACGATCATCGTCAAGGACACCGGCACGATCTTTCTGGGGGGGCCGCCGCTCGTCAAGGCGGCCACCGGCGAGGATGTCACCGCGGAAGCGCTGGGCGGCGCCGACGTGCATACACGGTTGTCCGGCGTCGCCGACTACTTCGCCGAGGATGACGCCGACGCCCTCCACCTGGTGCGCACCGTCATCTCGACCGTCCCCGTGACAACCCGCCCTCCCGTCGACCGGATCGCACCCGAGCCGCCCTTCCACGATCCGCGGGAGATCTACGGCATCCTGCCCGACGATCTGCGCCAGGCGTACGACGTGCGCGAGGTGATCGGGCGGCTCGTGGATGGCTCCCGCTTCGACGAGTTCAAGACGCGTTACGCGCCGACGGTCGTCACCGGGTTCGCCCGGCTGCACGGATACCTCGTCGGCCTCGTGGCCAACAACGGCGTGCTCTTCTCCGAATCCGCGCTCAAGGCGACGCACTTCATCGAGGTCTGCGATCAGCGCGGCATTCCGCTCGTCTTCCTGCAGAACATCACCGGCTTCATCGTCGGCCAGCAGTACGAGCGCGCCGGTATCGCCAAGGACGGCGCAAAGCTGGTCCACGCGGTCGCCACCGCGCGGGTGCCTAAGTTCACCGTTGTGATCGGCGGCTCCTTCGGCGCCGGCAACTACGGCATGTGCGGCCGGGCCTACGACCCGCGCCTGCTGTGGATGTGGCCCAACGCACGCATCTCCGTAATGGGCGGTGAGCAGGCGGCCGGCGTGCTCGTCACGGTCAAGCGGGACCAACTCGCGCGGCAGGGCAAGTCACTGTCGCCCGACGACGAAGCCGCGATTCGCGATCCACTGCTGGCCAAGTACGACCACGAGGGATCGCCCTACTACTCCACGGCCCGGCTCTGGGACGACGGCATCCTCGACCCGCTCGAGACGCGCGATGCGCTGGGGCTGGCGATCGCGATGAGCCACCAGGCGCCGTTGAAGGAGCCGCGTACCGGCGTGTTCCGGATGTGA